One Megalops cyprinoides isolate fMegCyp1 chromosome 17, fMegCyp1.pri, whole genome shotgun sequence DNA window includes the following coding sequences:
- the LOC118792738 gene encoding protein farnesyltransferase subunit beta-like isoform X3, translated as MQYSRGTQCLPAKSHITACLDASRPWLCYWILHSLELLDEPVPASIASDVCKFLARCQSPTGGFAGGPGQHTHLAPTYAAINALCIIGTQEAYDVIDRQKLLDFLYSVKQLDGSFVMHVGGEVDVRSVYCAASVASLTNIITPTLFDGTPSWIIRCQNWEGGLGGMPGLEAHGGYTFCGTAAMVILGKEHMLDLKSLLHWVASRQMRFEGGFQGRCNKLVDGCYSFWQAGLLPLLHRALFKDGDSTLSMMSWMFDQQALQEYILLCCQNPAGGLLDKPGKSRDFYHTCYCLSGLSIAQHFGSRDFHHELILGADENRLAPTHPVYNICPEKVAQAVEHFHKLPIPVQTEAAINTPDTS; from the exons ATGCAGTATTCAAGAGGTACTCAGTGTTTACCAGCAAAATCACACATTACCGCA TGCCTGGATGCCAGCCGGCCCTGGCTATGCTACTGGATCCTGCACAGCTTGGAACTTCTGGATGAGCCAGTGCCTGCCTCTATTGCTTCTGA CGTCTGCAAGTTCTTGGCCCGCTGCCAGAGCCCGACGGGAGGATTCGCTGGTGGTCCAGGCCAGCACACCCACCTCGCCCCCACATACGCCGCCATCAATGCCCTCTGTATCATCGGTACACAGGAGGCCTATGATGTCATTGACAG ACAGAAACTCCTAGACTTCCTGTACTCTGTGAAGCAGCTAGATGGCTCATTTGTGATGCACGTAGGCGGCGAGGTTGACGTCAG GAGTGTGTACTGTGCTGCCTCAGTGGCGTCGCTAACGAACATCATCACCCCCACACTGTTTGATGGCACACCCAGCTGGATAATCAG ATGTCAGAACTGGGAGGGTGGTCTTGGGGGTATGCCAGGCCTGGAGGCCCATGGTGGGTACACCTTCTGTGGGACAGCAGCCATGGTCATCCTTGGGAAGGAGCACATGCTGGACCTCAAATCCTTATTA CACTGGGTGGCCAGCAGACAGATGCGATTCGAAGGCGGGTTCCAGGGGCGCTGCAACAAGCTGGTGGATGGGTGCTACTCCTTCTGGCAGGCAGgtctgctgccgctgctgcacCGGGCCCTCTTCAAAGATG GGGACTCAACCCTCAGCATGATGAGTTGGATGTTTGACCAGCAGGCTCTTCAGGAGTACATCCTTCTCTGCTGCCAGAACCCTGCAGGAGGGCTGCTGGACAAACCTGGAAA ATCAAGAGACTTCTATCACACATGCTACTGCTTAAGTGGGCTCTCTATTGCCCAGCACTTTGGAAGCAGGGACTTCCACCATGAGCTGATCCTCGGAGCAGACGAGAATAGACTG GCACCAACTCACCCAGTCTACAACATTTGCCCAGAGAAAGTTGCTCAGGCAGTTGAACATTTCCACAAATTGCCAATCCcagtgcagacagaggcagcCATCAACACTCCAGATACTTCTTAG
- the LOC118792738 gene encoding protein farnesyltransferase subunit beta-like isoform X2 produces the protein MDNSVTPLRCFRERHALELFKDDSVKTVTSVEQCLDASRPWLCYWILHSLELLDEPVPASIASDVCKFLARCQSPTGGFAGGPGQHTHLAPTYAAINALCIIGTQEAYDVIDRQKLLDFLYSVKQLDGSFVMHVGGEVDVRSVYCAASVASLTNIITPTLFDGTPSWIIRCQNWEGGLGGMPGLEAHGGYTFCGTAAMVILGKEHMLDLKSLLHWVASRQMRFEGGFQGRCNKLVDGCYSFWQAGLLPLLHRALFKDGDSTLSMMSWMFDQQALQEYILLCCQNPAGGLLDKPGKSRDFYHTCYCLSGLSIAQHFGSRDFHHELILGADENRLAPTHPVYNICPEKVAQAVEHFHKLPIPVQTEAAINTPDTS, from the exons TGCCTGGATGCCAGCCGGCCCTGGCTATGCTACTGGATCCTGCACAGCTTGGAACTTCTGGATGAGCCAGTGCCTGCCTCTATTGCTTCTGA CGTCTGCAAGTTCTTGGCCCGCTGCCAGAGCCCGACGGGAGGATTCGCTGGTGGTCCAGGCCAGCACACCCACCTCGCCCCCACATACGCCGCCATCAATGCCCTCTGTATCATCGGTACACAGGAGGCCTATGATGTCATTGACAG ACAGAAACTCCTAGACTTCCTGTACTCTGTGAAGCAGCTAGATGGCTCATTTGTGATGCACGTAGGCGGCGAGGTTGACGTCAG GAGTGTGTACTGTGCTGCCTCAGTGGCGTCGCTAACGAACATCATCACCCCCACACTGTTTGATGGCACACCCAGCTGGATAATCAG ATGTCAGAACTGGGAGGGTGGTCTTGGGGGTATGCCAGGCCTGGAGGCCCATGGTGGGTACACCTTCTGTGGGACAGCAGCCATGGTCATCCTTGGGAAGGAGCACATGCTGGACCTCAAATCCTTATTA CACTGGGTGGCCAGCAGACAGATGCGATTCGAAGGCGGGTTCCAGGGGCGCTGCAACAAGCTGGTGGATGGGTGCTACTCCTTCTGGCAGGCAGgtctgctgccgctgctgcacCGGGCCCTCTTCAAAGATG GGGACTCAACCCTCAGCATGATGAGTTGGATGTTTGACCAGCAGGCTCTTCAGGAGTACATCCTTCTCTGCTGCCAGAACCCTGCAGGAGGGCTGCTGGACAAACCTGGAAA ATCAAGAGACTTCTATCACACATGCTACTGCTTAAGTGGGCTCTCTATTGCCCAGCACTTTGGAAGCAGGGACTTCCACCATGAGCTGATCCTCGGAGCAGACGAGAATAGACTG GCACCAACTCACCCAGTCTACAACATTTGCCCAGAGAAAGTTGCTCAGGCAGTTGAACATTTCCACAAATTGCCAATCCcagtgcagacagaggcagcCATCAACACTCCAGATACTTCTTAG
- the LOC118792738 gene encoding protein farnesyltransferase subunit beta-like isoform X1 codes for MDNSVTPLRCFRERHALELFKDDSVKTVTSVEQKKVECSIQEVLSVYQQNHTLPQPALLREQHYVYLKKGLRHLSDAYECLDASRPWLCYWILHSLELLDEPVPASIASDVCKFLARCQSPTGGFAGGPGQHTHLAPTYAAINALCIIGTQEAYDVIDRQKLLDFLYSVKQLDGSFVMHVGGEVDVRSVYCAASVASLTNIITPTLFDGTPSWIIRCQNWEGGLGGMPGLEAHGGYTFCGTAAMVILGKEHMLDLKSLLHWVASRQMRFEGGFQGRCNKLVDGCYSFWQAGLLPLLHRALFKDGDSTLSMMSWMFDQQALQEYILLCCQNPAGGLLDKPGKSRDFYHTCYCLSGLSIAQHFGSRDFHHELILGADENRLAPTHPVYNICPEKVAQAVEHFHKLPIPVQTEAAINTPDTS; via the exons AAAAAAGTCGAATGCAGTATTCAAGAGGTACTCAGTGTTTACCAGCAAAATCACACATTACCGCA aCCTGCATTACTAAGGGAACAACACTATGTATATTTGAAGAAAGGTTTACGACATCTTTCAGATGCCTATGAG TGCCTGGATGCCAGCCGGCCCTGGCTATGCTACTGGATCCTGCACAGCTTGGAACTTCTGGATGAGCCAGTGCCTGCCTCTATTGCTTCTGA CGTCTGCAAGTTCTTGGCCCGCTGCCAGAGCCCGACGGGAGGATTCGCTGGTGGTCCAGGCCAGCACACCCACCTCGCCCCCACATACGCCGCCATCAATGCCCTCTGTATCATCGGTACACAGGAGGCCTATGATGTCATTGACAG ACAGAAACTCCTAGACTTCCTGTACTCTGTGAAGCAGCTAGATGGCTCATTTGTGATGCACGTAGGCGGCGAGGTTGACGTCAG GAGTGTGTACTGTGCTGCCTCAGTGGCGTCGCTAACGAACATCATCACCCCCACACTGTTTGATGGCACACCCAGCTGGATAATCAG ATGTCAGAACTGGGAGGGTGGTCTTGGGGGTATGCCAGGCCTGGAGGCCCATGGTGGGTACACCTTCTGTGGGACAGCAGCCATGGTCATCCTTGGGAAGGAGCACATGCTGGACCTCAAATCCTTATTA CACTGGGTGGCCAGCAGACAGATGCGATTCGAAGGCGGGTTCCAGGGGCGCTGCAACAAGCTGGTGGATGGGTGCTACTCCTTCTGGCAGGCAGgtctgctgccgctgctgcacCGGGCCCTCTTCAAAGATG GGGACTCAACCCTCAGCATGATGAGTTGGATGTTTGACCAGCAGGCTCTTCAGGAGTACATCCTTCTCTGCTGCCAGAACCCTGCAGGAGGGCTGCTGGACAAACCTGGAAA ATCAAGAGACTTCTATCACACATGCTACTGCTTAAGTGGGCTCTCTATTGCCCAGCACTTTGGAAGCAGGGACTTCCACCATGAGCTGATCCTCGGAGCAGACGAGAATAGACTG GCACCAACTCACCCAGTCTACAACATTTGCCCAGAGAAAGTTGCTCAGGCAGTTGAACATTTCCACAAATTGCCAATCCcagtgcagacagaggcagcCATCAACACTCCAGATACTTCTTAG